In the genome of Desulfovibrio desulfuricans, one region contains:
- a CDS encoding ABC transporter ATP-binding protein: MNPVLEVKDLSQDFGGLRALNELSLTVNQGEIVALIGPNGAGKTTFFNCVTGIYTPTEGQMFLHDAKGEKQLLNGKKPHIITALGMARTFQNIRLFNEMTVLENVMIGRHCRTKAGILGAIVRDARTRQEEQDCIDHSYELLELVKLQDFWNETANNLPYGAQRRLEIARAMATEPRMLLLDEPAAGMNPQETNELKELVCHIRDHQQLSILLIEHDMGMVMSLSDRIYVMEYGSCIATGTPAEIRTNPRVIKAYLGESDA, from the coding sequence ATGAACCCGGTGCTGGAAGTAAAAGACCTTTCGCAGGATTTTGGCGGTCTGCGCGCCCTGAACGAGCTTTCGCTCACAGTGAACCAGGGCGAGATTGTGGCCCTTATCGGCCCTAACGGCGCTGGCAAGACCACCTTCTTTAACTGCGTTACAGGCATTTACACTCCCACCGAGGGGCAGATGTTTCTGCACGACGCCAAGGGCGAAAAGCAGTTGCTCAACGGCAAAAAGCCCCACATCATCACAGCCCTGGGCATGGCCCGCACGTTTCAGAACATTCGCCTGTTCAACGAAATGACCGTGCTTGAAAACGTGATGATAGGCCGCCACTGCCGCACCAAAGCTGGCATTTTGGGGGCCATTGTGCGCGATGCGCGCACACGGCAGGAAGAGCAGGACTGCATCGACCACAGCTATGAGCTGCTCGAGCTGGTGAAGCTGCAAGACTTCTGGAACGAAACGGCCAACAACCTGCCCTACGGCGCGCAGCGGCGTCTTGAAATCGCCCGCGCCATGGCCACCGAACCGCGCATGTTGCTGCTTGACGAGCCCGCAGCGGGCATGAACCCCCAGGAGACCAACGAGCTCAAAGAGCTCGTGTGCCACATACGCGACCACCAGCAACTCTCCATCCTGCTCATCGAGCACGATATGGGCATGGTCATGTCGCTCTCCGACCGCATCTATGTCATGGAATACGGCTCCTGCATCGCCACAGGCACACCCGCCGAAATCCGCACCAACCCCCGCGTCATCAAGGCATATCTGGGAGAAAGCGATGCTTGA
- the livM gene encoding high-affinity branched-chain amino acid ABC transporter permease LivM, with amino-acid sequence MQRILKAAIAALWFMLLTLPVLGIKLNVAAKSVIWRFDRILALGAGIFVLALIWDWCFTRKAAGIKIVTLPAGFNLAEIIEAFRNRRGLRLGGLALLAVVLLGMPMVSSFYQTNIMISALLYVMLALGLNIVVGLAGQLVLGYVAFYAIGAYTYGLLNQYFGLGFWACLPIGGFLTVLFGLGLGFPVLRLRGDYLAIVTLGFGEIVRLTLQNWNSVTGGPRGVSDIPRPGFFGMSMDITASTTYIYYLVLAAVIITIVVITRLKNSRVGLALQALREDEIACEAMGVDITRVKLSAFAMGSCWAGFAGVIFAAKTTYINPSSFTFMESAMILSMVVLGGMGSIAGVVIAALILILAPEYLRAFSDYRMLLFGAIMVIMMLFRPQGLISGERRRYRIGALHDAEGGRS; translated from the coding sequence ATGCAGCGCATACTTAAAGCCGCCATCGCCGCCCTGTGGTTCATGCTGCTTACCCTGCCGGTGCTGGGAATCAAGCTGAACGTAGCGGCAAAATCAGTAATCTGGCGTTTTGACCGCATTCTGGCCCTGGGCGCAGGCATATTTGTTCTGGCCCTGATCTGGGACTGGTGCTTTACCCGCAAGGCGGCGGGCATAAAAATTGTTACGCTGCCCGCGGGCTTTAACCTGGCTGAAATTATTGAGGCCTTCCGCAACCGGCGCGGCCTCAGGCTGGGCGGCCTGGCGCTGCTCGCTGTTGTGCTGCTGGGCATGCCCATGGTCAGCTCGTTTTACCAGACCAACATCATGATCTCGGCGCTGCTGTATGTCATGCTGGCTCTGGGGCTGAACATCGTGGTGGGGCTGGCGGGCCAGCTGGTGCTGGGCTATGTGGCCTTTTACGCCATTGGCGCGTATACTTACGGCCTGCTTAACCAGTACTTTGGCCTTGGCTTTTGGGCCTGCCTGCCTATCGGCGGCTTTCTTACCGTGCTGTTTGGCCTTGGCCTGGGCTTTCCTGTGCTGCGCCTGCGCGGCGACTACCTTGCCATTGTCACTCTGGGTTTTGGCGAAATAGTGCGCCTGACCCTGCAAAACTGGAACAGCGTCACCGGCGGCCCGCGCGGTGTCAGCGATATTCCCCGCCCCGGCTTTTTCGGCATGAGCATGGATATTACGGCTTCCACCACCTACATTTACTATCTGGTGCTGGCGGCGGTGATCATTACCATTGTCGTCATCACGCGGCTCAAAAACTCGCGCGTGGGTCTTGCCCTGCAGGCCCTGCGCGAAGACGAAATAGCCTGTGAAGCCATGGGCGTGGACATTACCCGCGTAAAACTTTCGGCCTTTGCGATGGGCTCGTGCTGGGCTGGCTTTGCGGGCGTTATCTTTGCCGCCAAGACCACCTATATCAACCCGTCGAGCTTTACCTTTATGGAATCGGCCATGATCCTTTCCATGGTGGTGCTGGGCGGCATGGGCTCCATCGCCGGCGTGGTCATTGCCGCGCTGATACTCATACTTGCCCCGGAATATCTGCGGGCGTTCTCTGACTACCGCATGCTGCTTTTCGGGGCCATCATGGTGATCATGATGCTCTTCCGGCCACAGGGGCTTATCAGTGGCGAGCGACGCCGCTACCGAATCGGCGCGCTGCACGACGCCGAAGGAGGCCGCTCATGA
- a CDS encoding branched-chain amino acid ABC transporter substrate-binding protein, with protein sequence MKKGMTWLAAMAFCVAIAAPAMAADPIKIGVAGAHSGDLASYGVPSLNAAKVVIAEVNAKGGVLGRQIELIAQDDQCKPELATNAATKLISEKVNVVMGHICSGATKATLPLYTEAKIVSMSPSATTPNLTESGTNPYFFRTIANDKAQAKLTSDFILNGLKAKKVAYLHDNGDYGKGFVDNNRETLEKAGVETVLYEAITPDAVDFSAVVRKLRRAKPDILVFGGYQPTASKLLQQMRRDHVTTAMIGPDGLKDDAFIKMAGKDCEGVYASYPKDTSNLPAYKHALEGHVKMFGSDPGSFYYNGYAATQALINAIAVAGSTDAAKLVEALHNTPVETPLGKLTFSKTGDAAGMGLSIYQVKDGKFVELKHSLTLD encoded by the coding sequence ATGAAAAAAGGTATGACATGGCTTGCTGCAATGGCATTTTGCGTGGCAATTGCCGCACCCGCAATGGCTGCGGACCCCATTAAAATCGGCGTTGCCGGCGCGCACTCTGGCGACCTGGCCTCATACGGCGTTCCCAGTCTGAATGCCGCCAAGGTTGTCATTGCCGAAGTCAACGCCAAGGGCGGCGTGCTCGGCCGTCAGATCGAGCTGATCGCCCAAGATGACCAGTGCAAGCCCGAGCTGGCCACCAACGCGGCTACCAAGCTGATTTCCGAAAAGGTTAACGTGGTTATGGGCCACATCTGCTCCGGCGCTACCAAGGCTACCTTGCCGCTCTACACCGAAGCCAAGATCGTGTCCATGTCGCCTTCGGCCACCACCCCCAACCTCACCGAGAGTGGCACCAACCCCTACTTCTTCCGCACCATCGCCAACGACAAGGCCCAGGCCAAGTTGACCAGCGACTTTATCCTCAACGGCCTCAAGGCCAAAAAGGTCGCCTACCTGCACGATAACGGCGATTACGGCAAGGGTTTTGTGGACAACAACCGCGAAACGCTCGAAAAAGCCGGTGTTGAAACCGTGCTGTACGAAGCCATTACCCCCGACGCCGTTGACTTTTCTGCCGTTGTGCGCAAACTGCGCCGCGCCAAGCCCGACATCCTCGTGTTCGGCGGCTACCAGCCCACCGCCTCCAAGCTGCTGCAGCAGATGCGCCGCGACCACGTGACCACCGCCATGATCGGCCCCGACGGCCTCAAGGACGATGCCTTCATCAAGATGGCCGGCAAGGACTGCGAAGGCGTGTACGCCTCCTACCCCAAGGACACCAGTAACCTGCCCGCCTACAAGCATGCCCTTGAAGGCCATGTGAAGATGTTCGGCAGCGATCCCGGTTCCTTCTACTACAACGGCTATGCCGCCACCCAGGCGCTCATCAACGCCATCGCAGTGGCCGGCTCCACCGATGCCGCCAAGCTTGTGGAAGCTCTGCACAACACCCCCGTGGAAACCCCGCTGGGCAAGCTGACCTTCAGCAAGACCGGCGACGCCGCAGGTATGGGCCTTTCCATCTACCAGGTGAAGGACGGCAAATTTGTTGAACTGAAGCACAGCCTCACTCTGGACTAA
- a CDS encoding PLP-dependent aminotransferase family protein encodes MWLTLDAQSPFSLSRQICGQIKTLILRGDLTAGDRLPSTRLLCKELGVARSTVLESYEQLLAEGYLESRGGSGTRVAHGIHPQAYAAPQTAAAADVSPQQQVRRHCDPPGLVNFQSGIPALEHFPAAEWGRLYRQVCDAVPASALRYCSPAGVDELREAIAGWLLRMRGLRAHPEQIMITTGATQGLRLVARLLGRPEALAIVEDPVHRGLVEVIARAGYAVEGVTADAHGMDTARLRDLPRRIADRCAFVYVTPSHQYPTGGILSAPRRLALVDFARDSDCMVVEDDYDGEFRFEGTPVSALHELAPDRVIYIGSFSKILAPALRLGFAVVPERLAQAWIEEKRYTDVHTDALSQRTLAAFITSGGLERHIWKMSKLYKRRRLFLLQCLQHHFGRRFTASGQAAGLHMIAEFNGIQFSDQVLAAMRRQGVLAAPVEQHSLRRDGAHAHQLIMGYAHLSEQAINRGVAALRAALEP; translated from the coding sequence ATGTGGCTAACCCTTGATGCGCAAAGCCCCTTTTCGCTGAGCCGCCAGATATGCGGCCAGATCAAGACCCTCATCCTGCGCGGCGACCTGACCGCTGGCGACCGGCTGCCCTCCACCCGTCTGTTGTGCAAAGAGCTGGGCGTGGCCCGCAGCACCGTGCTTGAGTCCTATGAGCAGCTGCTTGCCGAGGGCTACCTTGAATCCCGCGGCGGTTCGGGAACCAGAGTGGCCCACGGCATTCACCCGCAAGCGTATGCGGCGCCCCAGACGGCAGCGGCTGCGGACGTGTCGCCCCAACAACAGGTCAGGAGGCATTGCGACCCGCCGGGGCTGGTAAATTTCCAGTCGGGCATACCGGCGCTCGAGCACTTTCCCGCTGCGGAATGGGGCAGGCTATACCGTCAGGTCTGCGACGCCGTACCAGCCTCTGCCCTGCGCTATTGCAGCCCGGCGGGCGTGGACGAACTGCGCGAGGCCATCGCGGGTTGGCTGCTGCGCATGCGCGGCCTGCGCGCCCACCCGGAACAGATAATGATTACTACCGGCGCAACGCAGGGGCTGCGGCTTGTGGCCCGCCTGCTCGGCCGCCCGGAAGCCCTGGCAATTGTTGAAGACCCTGTGCACCGGGGGCTGGTAGAGGTCATTGCCCGGGCTGGCTACGCGGTAGAAGGCGTCACGGCGGATGCGCACGGCATGGACACGGCCCGCCTGCGCGACCTGCCGAGACGGATTGCAGACCGCTGTGCCTTTGTGTACGTGACGCCGTCGCACCAGTACCCCACAGGCGGCATTCTTTCCGCACCCCGACGGCTGGCCCTTGTCGACTTTGCCCGCGACAGCGACTGCATGGTGGTGGAAGACGATTACGACGGCGAGTTTCGCTTTGAGGGTACGCCTGTCAGCGCCCTGCACGAACTGGCCCCTGACAGGGTCATCTACATCGGGTCATTCAGCAAAATTCTTGCCCCGGCGCTGCGGCTGGGCTTTGCCGTTGTGCCCGAGCGGCTGGCCCAAGCCTGGATTGAAGAAAAACGGTATACCGACGTGCATACTGATGCGCTGTCGCAGCGCACGCTGGCGGCTTTTATAACCAGCGGCGGCCTTGAGCGGCACATCTGGAAAATGAGCAAGCTGTACAAACGCAGGCGTCTGTTTTTGCTCCAGTGCCTGCAGCACCACTTTGGGCGCAGGTTTACAGCCAGCGGTCAAGCTGCGGGGCTGCATATGATTGCGGAATTTAACGGCATACAGTTTTCAGATCAGGTTCTGGCCGCCATGCGGCGGCAGGGGGTGCTGGCTGCGCCCGTGGAGCAACATTCGCTCCGGCGCGACGGAGCGCACGCTCACCAGCTTATCATGGGCTACGCCCACCTGTCAGAGCAGGCCATAAACAGGGGGGTTGCGGCCCTGCGCGCAGCTCTTGAGCCCTGA
- the tolQ gene encoding protein TolQ — MEFSFFSMIAQASLVAKAVLAFLVMMSIGSWGLMIQKFIALCAANKKALSGTERFEKAANLREAVQSLGSDPTSPLYYIAHQGVLEFNRSKELGNSSEVVVDNVRRALRQGVGTELARLQSSLSILATCANTAPFIGLFGTVWGIMSSFHSIGMLKSASLATVAPGISEALVATAIGLAVAVPATIGFNIFMGKLSQVDTLLVNFAGVFLNRVQREINAHRPVQRTGATEM; from the coding sequence ATGGAATTCAGTTTTTTTTCAATGATCGCCCAGGCAAGCCTGGTGGCCAAGGCGGTGCTGGCGTTTCTGGTCATGATGTCCATTGGGAGCTGGGGGCTGATGATCCAGAAATTCATCGCTCTGTGCGCTGCCAATAAAAAGGCGCTCAGCGGCACAGAGCGGTTCGAAAAAGCGGCCAATCTGCGCGAAGCGGTGCAGTCGCTTGGTTCTGACCCGACCTCGCCGCTGTACTACATCGCCCATCAGGGCGTGCTTGAATTCAACCGCTCCAAAGAGCTTGGCAATAGCAGCGAAGTGGTGGTCGACAACGTGCGCCGCGCCCTGCGCCAGGGCGTGGGCACCGAGCTGGCACGTCTGCAAAGCTCGCTTTCGATTTTGGCCACCTGCGCCAACACAGCCCCCTTTATCGGCCTGTTCGGTACGGTCTGGGGCATCATGAGCTCCTTTCACTCCATCGGCATGCTCAAGTCGGCCTCGCTGGCCACAGTAGCCCCCGGTATTTCCGAAGCCCTGGTCGCTACGGCCATCGGTCTGGCGGTGGCAGTTCCGGCCACCATCGGCTTCAACATCTTTATGGGCAAGCTTTCGCAGGTTGATACGCTGCTGGTGAACTTTGCCGGCGTGTTCCTCAACCGCGTACAGCGCGAGATCAACGCCCACCGCCCCGTGCAGCGCACGGGCGCAACGGAGATGTAG
- a CDS encoding ExbD/TolR family protein: MGASVGGGNKFVSDINVTPFVDVMLVLLIIFMVATPMMSQGLDVDLPQTKQVEVLSTEADHMVLTVRNDGKLYLDEYPVETMDDLEGYLQRLVKEKNKTLFLQADKAVPYGLVVEVMGHIKAVGIEKLGVIAEQPDDAKGGKPARARK; this comes from the coding sequence ATGGGCGCTAGCGTTGGCGGCGGCAACAAGTTTGTTTCAGACATTAACGTCACGCCCTTCGTGGACGTAATGCTGGTGCTGCTGATCATCTTCATGGTGGCAACCCCCATGATGAGTCAGGGTCTCGACGTTGACCTGCCGCAGACCAAACAGGTGGAAGTGCTCTCCACTGAAGCCGACCACATGGTGTTGACCGTGCGCAATGACGGCAAGCTGTACCTTGACGAGTACCCTGTGGAAACCATGGACGACCTTGAGGGATATCTGCAGCGCCTCGTTAAGGAAAAGAACAAGACGCTCTTTCTTCAGGCCGACAAGGCCGTGCCCTACGGGCTGGTGGTGGAAGTCATGGGTCACATCAAGGCAGTGGGCATTGAAAAACTTGGCGTTATCGCCGAACAGCCCGACGATGCCAAGGGCGGCAAGCCCGCCCGCGCCCGAAAGTAG
- a CDS encoding ribonuclease J, which produces MNEPYLNITPLGGLGEIGLNCQLWETAGGVVMVDCGLMFPDDAHLGVDVVIPHFGAVSGIKDKLLGIVLTHGHEDHIGALPWIVPEIKGTRIYGSRFTLALVEHKLREREILDWVELCPVNADTVLPLGDLTFHFFPVCHSIPEGFGLGIETPVGRVVHSGDFKIDPHPLDATGTDLNLFRNFAGPEGARLLLSDSTNVVREGRSLTEREVKDSLDKIFAKAEGRIVITLFSSHIQRIQEVFDLAREHGRTVVISGKSLANNIEMARDLGIAKLPPSFFNAHNGVPDLPDDQIVLVVTGAQGEPLSALSRMVLGGHRQLEIRKGDTVVMSSRMIPGNAKAISKLINEMYRIGAEVLYESVHAIHASGHAQREELRDMLEAVRPELFVPVHGEYQHLVKHGRLAAECGVRKDNVILLEDGLPLTLLEDSFRIEQRVPVECTLVDGKGVGDVGYAVLKERRILGDEGMVIVVLVVDSETGSVLHGPEMISKGFVFEQHYSHLLEDAKCLVLDEIEVARPGQLGRLQEGIRSSLRRFFRRVLERDPVVVPIISEV; this is translated from the coding sequence ATGAATGAACCCTACCTGAACATAACCCCCCTCGGAGGGTTAGGAGAGATCGGCCTTAACTGCCAGCTGTGGGAAACCGCAGGCGGCGTGGTAATGGTCGATTGCGGACTGATGTTTCCTGACGATGCCCATCTGGGCGTGGACGTTGTTATCCCGCATTTTGGGGCCGTCAGCGGCATCAAGGACAAACTGCTGGGCATTGTGCTTACCCACGGTCACGAAGACCACATCGGCGCGCTGCCCTGGATTGTGCCCGAAATCAAGGGCACGCGCATCTACGGCTCGCGTTTTACCCTGGCGCTGGTCGAGCACAAACTGCGCGAGCGTGAGATCCTCGACTGGGTGGAGCTCTGCCCCGTCAATGCTGACACCGTGTTGCCTCTGGGCGATCTGACCTTCCACTTTTTTCCCGTCTGCCACTCCATACCCGAAGGTTTCGGCCTGGGTATAGAGACGCCCGTGGGCCGTGTGGTGCACAGCGGCGATTTCAAGATCGACCCGCACCCCCTGGACGCCACGGGCACGGATCTGAATCTGTTCCGCAATTTTGCGGGGCCAGAGGGCGCGCGGTTGCTGCTTTCGGATTCCACCAACGTGGTGCGCGAAGGACGCTCGCTCACCGAGCGCGAGGTTAAGGATTCGCTGGACAAGATATTTGCCAAGGCGGAAGGCCGCATTGTTATTACGCTCTTTTCCAGCCACATCCAGCGCATCCAGGAAGTTTTTGACCTTGCGCGCGAGCACGGGCGCACGGTGGTGATCAGCGGCAAATCGCTGGCCAACAATATTGAGATGGCGCGAGACCTGGGCATAGCCAAACTGCCGCCCTCGTTTTTTAACGCGCACAACGGCGTGCCCGACCTGCCCGACGACCAGATTGTACTTGTGGTGACCGGCGCGCAGGGCGAACCCTTGTCGGCGCTCTCGCGCATGGTGCTTGGCGGTCACAGACAGCTTGAAATACGCAAGGGCGACACTGTGGTCATGAGCTCGCGCATGATCCCCGGCAACGCCAAGGCCATATCCAAACTGATCAACGAAATGTACCGCATCGGCGCGGAGGTGCTGTACGAAAGCGTGCACGCCATCCACGCCTCGGGGCACGCCCAGCGTGAAGAACTGCGCGACATGCTTGAAGCCGTGCGTCCCGAGCTGTTCGTGCCTGTGCACGGCGAGTACCAGCACCTTGTGAAGCATGGCCGCCTGGCTGCCGAGTGCGGCGTGCGGAAGGACAACGTGATTCTGCTCGAAGACGGCCTGCCGCTGACGCTGTTGGAGGATTCCTTCAGGATCGAGCAGCGCGTGCCCGTCGAGTGCACGCTGGTGGACGGCAAGGGCGTGGGCGACGTAGGCTATGCAGTGCTCAAGGAGCGGCGCATCCTCGGCGACGAAGGCATGGTTATTGTCGTGCTGGTTGTGGATTCCGAAACCGGCAGCGTTCTGCACGGGCCGGAGATGATCTCCAAAGGCTTTGTTTTTGAACAGCACTACAGTCACCTGCTTGAAGACGCCAAGTGCCTTGTGCTGGACGAAATTGAAGTCGCGCGCCCCGGCCAGCTCGGGCGGCTGCAGGAGGGCATACGGTCTTCGCTGCGTCGCTTTTTCCGCCGGGTGCTTGAGCGCGACCCCGTGGTCGTGCCGATCATCAGCGAAGTATAA
- a CDS encoding ABC transporter permease subunit has product MDIQFFIELFFGGLTRGSIYALIALGYTLVYGIIGLINFAHGEVYMLGAFTALLIAGALGVYGFPAGGILIVAALAAIVWCSAYGYTLEKVAYKPLRGAPRLSPLISAIGMSIFLQNYVLLAQTSDFVPFPNLLPEMDFLEHIDYVMGASDFLILMVSTIAMVLLSTFIRYTRMGKAMRATAQNRKMALLLGINADRIISLTFIVGSSLAALGGVLIASHMGQVNFGIGFLAGLKAFTAAVLGGIGSIPGAMVGGLVLGLAESFTTGYFSGNYEDMLAFGILILILIFRPDGILGKATVQKV; this is encoded by the coding sequence ATGGACATTCAATTTTTTATAGAGCTCTTTTTTGGCGGTTTGACCAGAGGCAGCATTTACGCGCTGATCGCCCTGGGCTACACGCTGGTTTACGGCATCATCGGGCTCATCAATTTTGCCCATGGCGAAGTGTATATGCTGGGGGCCTTTACGGCCCTGCTGATAGCTGGCGCGCTGGGCGTCTACGGCTTCCCCGCTGGCGGCATCCTCATTGTGGCCGCGCTGGCGGCCATTGTCTGGTGCTCCGCCTACGGGTACACGCTGGAAAAAGTAGCCTACAAACCCCTGCGCGGCGCGCCGCGCCTCTCGCCGCTGATCTCCGCCATCGGTATGTCCATCTTTTTGCAAAACTATGTGCTGCTCGCGCAGACATCCGACTTTGTGCCTTTTCCCAACCTGCTGCCAGAAATGGATTTTCTTGAGCACATCGACTACGTCATGGGCGCCAGCGATTTTCTGATCCTTATGGTCAGCACCATTGCCATGGTTTTGCTGTCGACCTTCATTCGTTACACCCGTATGGGCAAGGCCATGCGCGCCACCGCGCAAAACCGCAAGATGGCCCTCTTGCTGGGCATCAACGCCGACCGCATCATATCGCTCACGTTTATCGTCGGCTCCTCTCTGGCGGCCCTTGGCGGCGTGCTTATCGCCTCGCACATGGGGCAGGTCAACTTTGGCATCGGCTTTCTGGCGGGGCTCAAGGCCTTTACCGCCGCGGTGCTTGGCGGCATCGGCTCCATCCCCGGAGCCATGGTGGGCGGCCTTGTGCTTGGCTTGGCCGAAAGCTTCACCACGGGCTATTTTTCCGGCAATTATGAAGACATGCTGGCCTTCGGCATCCTTATTCTCATTCTCATTTTCAGGCCCGACGGCATCTTGGGCAAAGCCACAGTGCAAAAGGTGTAG
- a CDS encoding TolC family protein, whose translation MKRIPELSLVFFVVGALAGPVGESSALAASSSTYANPPARAAAPVFSGRTLPSGQSSVLPAGDVTMPDAVDRAMRHNPSLGSQEAQEQSSEEARKSARGAFGPKLGTTYSVAKQETKTTPSTINKTPERGTYTWAVEISQPVFQGFQLLANYQKAALQADSDKASVRNAELSMTENVQTQFLNYLRYEESVRSQRDALARLKDQLRITTAFYEVGLRPRLDVLQAEVDVRQSENTLIQVENSRDTSLAKLNTLLGFPATAKIKFTGKLAHVPFTRSLEQCLEAAYRQRPDLYIAAKSVEIAGKSQQAVQSDYYPQVEAYYNISQSGNSLDLQEQGDRGSRSAVWEVGARATWDVFQWGTTYYADKEAGWLVTKMRYAQEDLKLSVGYDIKSKLLAVQEAAKRITVAEKGVEQSTEAYNVALARYQEQVGTNFDVLDASSKLTTAQATLTGAKADYLTAMAQLYVAMGEFHPDLMRR comes from the coding sequence ATGAAGCGCATTCCTGAACTGAGCCTGGTGTTTTTTGTTGTGGGCGCGCTTGCAGGTCCCGTGGGGGAGAGCTCCGCACTGGCCGCCTCTTCTTCTACCTATGCCAACCCTCCCGCCAGGGCAGCCGCGCCGGTTTTTAGCGGCAGAACCCTGCCGTCGGGGCAAAGCAGCGTATTGCCGGCTGGTGATGTGACAATGCCCGACGCCGTGGACAGGGCCATGCGGCACAACCCCAGCCTTGGCTCGCAAGAGGCGCAGGAGCAGTCTTCTGAAGAAGCGCGCAAGTCCGCGCGCGGCGCTTTTGGCCCCAAGCTGGGCACGACGTATTCCGTCGCCAAGCAGGAGACCAAAACCACCCCGTCCACTATCAACAAAACGCCGGAAAGGGGAACGTACACTTGGGCTGTGGAAATTTCGCAGCCGGTGTTTCAGGGCTTTCAGCTTTTGGCTAACTACCAGAAGGCGGCGTTACAGGCAGACAGCGACAAGGCCAGCGTGCGCAACGCAGAGCTGAGCATGACGGAGAACGTTCAGACCCAGTTTCTGAACTACCTGCGCTACGAAGAAAGCGTGCGCAGCCAGCGCGACGCCCTGGCTCGGCTGAAGGATCAGCTGCGCATAACAACCGCTTTTTATGAAGTGGGGCTGCGCCCCCGCCTGGACGTGCTGCAGGCCGAGGTTGACGTGCGCCAGTCTGAAAATACGCTGATTCAGGTCGAAAACAGCCGCGACACCAGCCTGGCCAAGCTGAACACCCTGTTGGGGTTTCCGGCCACGGCCAAGATCAAGTTTACTGGCAAGCTTGCGCACGTGCCCTTTACCCGGTCGCTTGAGCAGTGCCTCGAGGCGGCCTACAGGCAGCGTCCCGACCTGTACATTGCCGCCAAGTCGGTAGAGATAGCGGGTAAATCGCAACAGGCTGTGCAGAGCGACTACTACCCGCAGGTTGAGGCCTATTACAATATTTCGCAGAGCGGCAACTCGCTTGATCTGCAGGAGCAGGGCGACCGAGGGTCGCGTAGCGCCGTGTGGGAAGTGGGCGCTCGCGCCACATGGGATGTTTTTCAGTGGGGAACCACCTACTACGCCGACAAAGAGGCTGGCTGGCTGGTGACCAAGATGCGCTATGCCCAAGAAGATCTGAAGCTTAGCGTTGGCTATGACATAAAGTCGAAACTACTGGCAGTGCAGGAAGCCGCAAAGCGGATTACCGTTGCGGAAAAGGGCGTGGAGCAGTCGACCGAAGCTTACAACGTGGCGCTTGCCCGTTATCAGGAGCAGGTCGGAACCAACTTTGACGTGCTGGACGCTTCGTCCAAGCTCACCACTGCCCAAGCGACATTAACAGGAGCTAAGGCCGACTATTTGACCGCCATGGCGCAGCTATATGTAGCCATGGGCGAATTTCACCCTGATCTCATGCGGCGTTGA
- a CDS encoding ABC transporter ATP-binding protein, with amino-acid sequence MLELRNVDTYYGNIQALRDISLKIEEGEIVTLIGANGAGKSTTLMTICGINRPRKGEILWYGKPIHHLPPHEIVTLGISQVPEGRLIFPDLSVSDNLDLGAFLRRDPAGVKDDLDYVFSLFPILSERRKQAGGTLSGGEQQMLAISRALMARPKLLLLDEPSLGLAPIIIQQIFAIIQKVNANGTTVFLVEQNANQALRIANHGYVMENGRIVMRDTAANLLSSEEVRSAYLGM; translated from the coding sequence ATGCTTGAGCTGCGTAATGTAGACACCTATTACGGCAACATTCAGGCCCTGCGCGATATTTCGCTGAAGATTGAAGAAGGTGAAATCGTTACCCTGATCGGGGCCAACGGCGCGGGCAAGTCTACCACGCTCATGACCATCTGCGGCATCAACCGCCCCAGAAAAGGCGAAATTCTCTGGTATGGCAAGCCCATACACCACTTGCCGCCGCACGAAATCGTGACTCTGGGCATTTCGCAGGTGCCGGAAGGCCGCCTGATATTTCCCGATCTGAGCGTCAGCGACAATCTCGACCTCGGCGCTTTTTTGCGGCGCGACCCCGCCGGGGTGAAGGACGATCTGGACTACGTGTTCAGCCTCTTCCCCATCCTTTCAGAGCGGCGCAAACAGGCTGGCGGCACGCTTTCGGGCGGCGAACAGCAGATGCTGGCCATCAGCCGCGCCCTCATGGCCCGGCCCAAGCTGCTGCTGCTGGACGAGCCGTCGCTGGGCCTTGCCCCCATCATCATCCAGCAGATCTTTGCCATTATCCAGAAGGTCAACGCCAACGGCACCACGGTCTTTCTGGTGGAGCAGAACGCCAACCAGGCCCTGCGCATCGCCAACCACGGCTATGTGATGGAAAACGGCCGCATCGTCATGCGCGACACCGCAGCCAACCTGCTCTCCAGCGAAGAAGTGCGCAGCGCCTACCTGGGCATGTAG